One Mytilus trossulus isolate FHL-02 chromosome 5, PNRI_Mtr1.1.1.hap1, whole genome shotgun sequence DNA segment encodes these proteins:
- the LOC134718616 gene encoding uncharacterized protein LOC134718616, with protein sequence MMELDFSDRNVNKISYSYDDKRFISILDEGISVENGHYVMPLPFKDKNPPILPNNKNIAVTRLNQLKGRLQRDKTYRTHYFTSMNDFIEKGYVEKVESSKQDNDGHVWYIPHHGVYHNQKPDKVRVVFDCSARYQGHSLNDHLLQGPDLTNKLIGVLCRFRKENIAVICDIEQMFLQFNVNKDHRDYLRFLWWKDDNLHEDPIEYRMNVHLFGAASSPGCANFGLKRVADDYEDEFGSDISDFLRYDFYVDDGLKSVASIDDAVNLVKRSREMCNKVGLKLHKFQSNSKELLNLIPIEDRAKDLKNLVLLNDKLPITKTLGIQWCIESDSFQFRIELTNKPLTRRGILSTLSSVYDPLGFLSPFVLLGKQILQECCSDQIDWDEPPSEILIQRWQQWRNDIQNLAQLGIQRCVKPKNFGNITVCELHHFSDASTLGYGQCSYLRLIDENGLIHCTLLMGKARVTPRRLLTIPRLELSAAIVSIRISQLLKQELQYENITEWFWTDSNIVLGYIANDNRRFHIFVENRVQQIREHSSPTQWKYIDTKENPADVASRGASANDLVKNSNWFTGPKFLWTLQSFDADANTPDLSLNDPEIRIVKTFSTKMDVIEFASMIERLEYFSSWNHAKRAVSICLKLKDTLRSQTKSKNQSIVSTLCVNDMQRAEIEIIKQLQSSSFSEEIAVLQSMGEGKTYEDRQSTRIRNIQLKRTSSLYKLDPFLDSDGIIRVGGRIRRAEFNLAVKHPVIIPRHSHVTELIIRHFHEKAEHQGRGMTINEIRANGFWIIGCSTAVSKYLATCVICRKHRSNTQEQKMADLPSDRLDPVPPFTYSGVDLFGPWYIKEGRKELKRYGVLFTCLSCRGVHIETANSLDTSSFINALRRFIAIRGPVRHLRSDRGTNFVGAERELREAYSEMDDKSIRQFLSNEGCDFVEFKMNVSSASHMGGVWERQIRSVRNVLASLMHQSGTQLDDESLRTFMCEAAAIVNSRPLTLDNLNDPLSEEPLTPNHILTMKSKIILPPPGQFQRSDIYSRKRWRRVQFLANEFWNRWRKEYLSNLQSRKKWTAPRRNLQVGDIVMIKDEQAARNQWHLGKINTAHVDEDGLVRKVRVTIGAQIDNSGRRNSPLHELDRPIQKLVLVLEVGETEEVPTEEPNDI encoded by the coding sequence ATGATGGAACTTGACTTTTCGGACAGAAATGTTAACAAGATTTCATATTCTTACGATGAtaaaagatttatttctattcttGATGAAGGAATAAGTGTTGAAAATGGACATTATGTTATGCCATTGCCGTTCAAAGATAAAAACCCGCCTATTCTACCGAACAACAAGAACATTGCAGTAACACGTTTAAATCAATTAAAGGGTCGTCTTCAGAGGGATAAAACCTATCGTACACATTACTTTACAAGCATGAATGACTTTATCGAAAAGGGTTATGTAGAAAAGGTTGAATCGTCTAAACAGGATAACGATGGTCATGTATGGTATATACCTCACCATGGGGTATACCATAACCAAAAACCTGACAAGGTGCGTGTTGTATTTGACTGTAGTGCTAGATATCAAGGTCATTCTTTGAACGATCATTTGTTACAAGGACCTGATCTTACCAACAAGCTTATTGGAGTACTGTGTAGATTTCGAAAAGAAAACATAGCTGTGATTTGTGATATAGAACAAATGTTTCTTCAGTTTAACGTAAATAAAGATCATAGAGACTATTTAAGATTTTTGTGGTGGAAAGACGACAATCTTCATGAAGATCCTATAGAATATCGTATGAACGTTCACTTATTTGGAGCCGCTTCTTCTCCTGGTTGTGCCAACTTTGGTCTGAAAAGAGTTGCTGACGATTACGAAGATGAGTTTGGATCAGatatttcagactttttgaGATATGATTTCTATGTTGATGACGGTCTGAAGTCCGTTGCGTCCATCGATGATGCAGTAAACTTAGTAAAACGAAGTCGAGAGATGTGTAATAAAGTAGGTTTAAAACTACATAAATTCCAGTCTAACTCTAAAGAACTTTTAAATCTAATACCAATTGAAGATAGAGCAAAAGATCTAAAGAACTTAGTTTTATTAAATGACAAACTGCCGATTACGAAGACTCTAGGCATACAATGGTGTATCGAATCCGATTCTTTTCAATTTCGCATTGAACTTACGAACAAACCACTTACGAGACGAGGAATACTTTCAACGTTAAGTTCCGTGTATGATCCCTTGGGATTTCTTTCTCCTTTCGTACTTCTGGGTAAACAGATTCTACAAGAATGTTGTAGCGATCAAATTGATTGGGACGAACCGCCTTCTGAAATTTTGATACAAAGATGGCAACAGTGGCGAAATGACATTCAAAATCTAGCGCAACTAGGAATTCAGCGATGTGTAAAACCGAAAAACTTTGGAAATATAACAGTATGCGAGCTTCATCATTTTTCTGATGCTAGCACTTTAGGTTATGGACAATGCTCGTATCTACGATTAATCGATGAAAATGGACTTATTCATTGTACACTTCTAATGGGAAAAGCCAGAGTTACTCCACGTCGTTTATTAACAATACCTCGTCTGGAATTGTCAGCCGCTATTGTATCAATTAGAATAAGTCAACTACTCAAACAAGAACTTCAATACGAGAACATTACTGAGTGGTTTTGGACTGATAGCAATATCGTTCTCGGTTATATTGCGAACGATAACCGAAGATTTCACATATTTGTAGAAAATCGAGTACAACAGATAAGAGAACACTCTAGTCCAACACAGTGGAAGTACATAGACACCAAGGAAAACCCTGCAGATGTAGCCTCACGAGGGGCAAGCGCAAATGATTTGGTGAAGAACTCAAATTGGTTTACCGGACCGAAATTTTTATGGACACTTCAATCCTTTGACGCAGATGCGAATACACCCGATTTGTCACTGAATGACCCTGAAATACGAATAGTGAAGACATTTTCTACTAAGATGGATGTTATTGAATTTGCGTCTATGATTGAACGCTTGGAATATTTCTCTAGTTGGAATCACGCAAAGCGAGCTGTAAGCATTTGCTTAAAACTAAAGGACACACTTAGATCTCAGACTAAGAGTAAAAACCAATCAATTGTAAGTACATTGTGCGTAAACGACATGCAACGTGCAGAGATTGAAATTATCAAACAATTGCAATCATCGTCATTTAGCGAAGAAATAGCTGTTTTACAATCGATGGGTGAAGGTAAAACCTATGAAGATAGACAATCAACCCGAATTCGAAATATTCAATTGAAACGAACTTCATCATTATACAAGTTAGACCCGTTTCTAGATTCCGATGGAATTATTAGAGTTGGTGGTCGTATTCGACGAGCGGAGTTTAACTTAGCAGTTAAACATCCAGTGATCATTCCTAGACATTCACACGTAACAGAACTAATCATACGACATTTCCACGAGAAAGCCGAACACCAAGGAAGAGGCatgacaataaatgaaatacgTGCGAACGGATTTTGGATAATTGGTTGTAGTACTGCCGTTTCTAAATATCTAGCAACATGTGTAATTTGTAGGAAACATAGAAGTAATACTCAAGAACAAAAAATGGCTGACTTACCGAGTGACAGGCTTGATCCGGTACCGCCTTTCACTTATAGCGGAGTTGATTTATTTGGACCGTGGTACATCAAAGAAGGACGTAAAGAACTTAAACGCTATGGTGTCTTGTTTACGTGTCTATCATGCCGAGGCGTACATATAGAGACAGCAAATTCACTCGATACCAGTTCATTCATAAATGCGTTACGTAGATTTATAGCCATACGTGGCCCTGTAAGACATCTAAGGTCAGATAGAGGAACCAATTTTGTAGGTGCGGAACGAGAATTGCGAGAAGCTTATTCAGAAATGGACGATAAAAGTATAAGACAATTTCTTTCAAATGAAGGTTGTGATTTTGTAGAATTCAAAATGAATGTCTCATCTGCCAGTCATATGGGTGGAGTTTGGGAACGTCAAATCCGGTCAGTTAGAAATGTGCTTGCGTCACTAATGCATCAATCTGGTACACAATTGGACGATGAATCTTTGAGAACTTTTATGTGCGAAGCCGCAGCAATTGTGAACAGTCGTCCTTTAACTCTAGACAATTTGAATGATCCTTTATCAGAAGAACCCCTCACGCCAAATCATATACTTACGATGAAGTCAAAGATTATTCTTCCTCCTCCTGGACAATTTCAAAGAAGTGATATTTACTCTCGAAAACGCTGGAGGCGAGTTCAATTCTTAGCAAATGAGTTTTGGAATAGATGGAGAAAGGAGTATTTGTCTAATCTACAATCTAGAAAGAAGTGGACTGCTCCGAGACGAAATTTGCAAGTCGGCGATATAGTTATGATCAAAGATGAACAAGCCGCGCGAAATCAGTGGCATCTTGGGAAGATCAACACAGCACACGTAGATGAAGATGGACTTGTTAGAAAAGTGCGGGTTACGATCGGTGCTCAAATTGACAATAGTGGAAGGAGGAATTCACCTCTTCATGAATTAGATAGGCCGATTCAAAAACTAGTGTTAGTATTAGAAGTAGGGGAAACCGAGGAAGTCCCCACCGAGGAGCCTAATGACATTTAG